From the genome of Colletotrichum higginsianum IMI 349063 chromosome 4, whole genome shotgun sequence, one region includes:
- a CDS encoding Pectate lyase — protein sequence MAPFVLVPVAVLAALSGAAARDIFVSPTGTGTGTLDAPLGSVQSAVAAAVAGDTIYLRKGTYAPSANIQVAKSGTRTSPITIRPYPGEKVIIDGGNMPGTPKALGEALPNPERGVFHIQNANYWALYDLEIINGPYGIYARDASHNYYDGLSTHDNYETGFQLEGASANNTVVNLDSYRNRDPRKNGESADGFACKSGSGEGNVLRNARLWDNVDDGLDLFMFASPVTIDRVYAWGNGYNRPEWAFSPFEGDGNGFKLGITDNPPANHVVSNSIAFGNFKKGFIDNGNPGALTFDRNTAWNNGDTGFHMRSSSSRMTGNVAAANAGAAQVSLVATVTASGNSWNSGSWSNSSFVSLDASVLKGPRGPDKKVQGSDFLIPKSGQAIGATTR from the exons ATGGCCCCATTCGTCCTTGTTCCTGTCGCGGTACTCGCTGCCCTGAGcggcgcggccgcccgtGACATCTTTGTGTCccccaccggcaccggcacgGGGACCCTGGACGCCCCGCTCGGCTCCGTGCAGTctgctgtcgccgccgccgtcgccggcgataCCATCTACCTCCGGAAAGGCACATAcgcgccgtcggccaacATTCAGGTTGCGAAATCCGGCACCAGGACGTCGCCCATCACCATCCGGCCCTACCCGGGCGAAAAGGTGATTATCGACGGCGGGAACATGCCCGG GACCCCCAAGGCCCTGGGCGAAGCACTGCCCAACCCCGAGAGAGGCGTCTTCCACATCCAGAACGCCAACTACTGGGCGCTGTACGACCTGGAAATCATCAACGGCCCCTACGGCATCTACGCCCGCGACGCCTCGCACAACTACTACGACGGCCTGTCGACGCATGACAACTACGAGACGGGCTtccagctcgagggcgcctcggccaacaacaccgtcgtcaacctcgacTCGTACCGCAACCGCGACCCCCGCAAGAACGGCGAGAGCGCCGACGGCTTCGCTTGCAAGTCGGGCTCCGGCGAGGGCAACGTCCTGCGCAACGCCCGCCTCTGGGACAACGTagacgacggcctcgacctcttcATGTTCGCCAGCCCCGTCACCATTGACCGCGTCTACGCCTGGGGCAACGGCTACAACCGGCCCGAGTGGGCCTTCTCCCCcttcgagggcgacggcaaCGGGTTCAAGCTCGGCATCACGGACAACCCGCCCGCCAACCACGTCGTCAGCAACTCCATCGCCTTCGGCAACTTCAAAAAGGGCTTCATCGACAACGGCAACCCGGGCGCGCTGACGTTCGACCGCAACACGGCGTGGAACAATGGCGACACGGGCTTCCACATGCGCAGCTCGTCCTCCCGCATGACGggcaacgtcgccgccgccaacgccggcgccgcccaggTCAGCCTCGTCGCCACCGTGACGGCCTCGGGCAACTCGTGGAACTCGGGCTCCTGGTCCAACAGCTCCTTCGTCAGCCTCGACGCCTCCGTCCTCAAGGGGCCTAGGGGCCCCGACAAGAAGGTCCAGGGCAGCGACTTTCTGATCCCCAAGTCAGGCCAGGCCATCGGCGCGACCACGCGCTAA
- a CDS encoding Zinc knuckle: MGRITALGTHAAKQSRRSSAPSDRILVAWQVNLKGSKRRLRYLLRCLTCVGRQPEIIAIQNPPPEFAWWQSRGYKAEFCAVRPLKEDDGPFAIACAEHEKKKRKSAEEPRPPKELVSLYRIGFYVHDSIPLADWNVLFHDNGNKSMVATLKLSTRSGSITIHNVYNHTLNLDMAELLATCATSPSDLLLGDFNLHHPLWGGPNVKPNSPQADQLYHGTQIAGMRCLTKPTITYSRGTQKDGNFCSTIDLAFAGCSIADQIQDHGPLAVRGFESDHRVIQTILSVEPGRVRGTRYVWSQADRSEFRRDVAAQLEDAGLLRRLVCSKAGIDHYFFDLLQILRDAVAHYVPLADPCSVYRRAKPVSDSVKLNLALERRALSKLTSGLGSGADFYHYRRRVNYLMKTKEARDFRQVTAGSEEKARCIRNSFWPDTSVGPAAPALPLPRLDPEREQLYSPDRLEVGEILSLLDDMPTGRSPGPDGVAAEALKMLHRVKAADGTELAPSIIAPYLERGINAAFRLSHHPSIFKQAKTVVLRKSEKEAYNVAKSYRPVALLSFIGKLIEKAIANRLKFLAMAHQLIPGAQFALPSKSTTHALESLINHVYQAWCVKAPADIKATLMTIDQTGAFDRVGRQDLLRILIQLGIPTWLVLYVCSFLSDRSTFLVLPGHTSERFWVNIGIPQGSPLSPILYLYFSRQILERLKVSCPWADAVLATSYMDDTCILVTSASYKLNCVALKFLFDFLVAWASPNGIYFGAGKTKIMHFHRPWSRCPESTEMPQIEGLPDPEDCMQTKLRLLGVILDHRLSWVAHVDFIIAKVQRKMMHLRRISGSTWGPSLLEMRQLYITCIRPVFAYACAVWFVSADDRTFSWRLRDDLVRRLNNQQSACLRQIAGAFKTTSSDILHKELHIDKLSLYLQRTAMAHRVQNLDSEDAKNLETTWNTLFRDEDAIIRLDHHPYRFLYLDACRACHEPRRQLEKKILARHPRSSHDKWRPSADDYWAEPVIRKKIMRDALRRYTERESALQWETYRTLYPSRRSSAIRIPPPALQEGWGRQSLEYYKGLPRAQSTMLLHCRTGVIGLKSYLYSLNTAKTKVCSPSLHIDTRPPNCPTTTLPPCKTMRCLGFY, translated from the exons ATGGGCCGTATAACAGCCCTCGGTACCCATGCTGCAAAGCAGTCTCGACGGTCTTCCGCTCCATCAGACCGGATTCTTGTCGCATGGCAGGTCAACCTAAAGGGCAGCAAGCGCAGGCTCAGGTATCTCCTGCGATGCCTGACCTGCGTTGGTCGCCAGCCAGAAATTATCGCCATCCAAAATCCTCCGCCCGAGTTTGCATGGTGGCAGAGTCGTGGTTACAAGGCAGAGTTTTGCGCTGTTCGTCCGCTTAaagaggacgacggcccTTTCGCAATCGCCTGTGCGGAGCAtgagaaaaagaaaaggaagtCAGCAGAAGAGCCGCGGCCACCCAAAGAGCTCGTCTCTCTCTATCGCATCGGATTTTACGTCCACGATTCGATTCCCCTTGCAGACTGGAACGTGTTGTTTCACGACAATGGCAACAAATCTATGGTGGCCACCCTGAAGCTTTCGACACGGTCTGGCTCGATTACTATTCACAACGTCTACAATCATACGTTGAACCTCGACATGGCTGAGCTCCTTGCCACATGTGCAACCAGTCCATCAGATCTCCTTCTCGGTGACTTCAATCTGCATCATCCACTTTGGGGCGGGCCGAACGTCAAGCCCAACAGCCCACAGGCGGACCAACTGTACCACGGCACTCAGATCGCCGGCATGAGGTGCCTCACCAAGCCCACCATCACCTACTCTCGTGGCACGCAGAAGGACGGCAATTTTTGCTCCACCATTGACTTGGCATTTGCTGGCTGTTCGATTGCAGACCAGATTCAAGACCATGGGCCACTTGCTGTCCGGGGCTTTGAGTCGGATCACCGCGTTATACAGACGATCCTGTCTGTGGAACCCGGCCGAGTGAGGGGCACTCGATATGTCTGGTCCCAGGCGGATCGTTCAGAGTTCCGGAGGGATGTGGCCGCGCAGTTGGAGGATGCGGGACTTCTTCGGCGGCTGGTCTGTTCCAAGGCTGGTATCGATCATTACTTTTTCGACCTGCTCCAGATCCTGCGAGACGCTGTAGCCCACTACGTTCCCTTGGCCGATCCCTGCAGCGTTTACCGCCGAGCCAAGCCAGTCAGCGACAGTGTCAAGCTCAACCTGGCACTTGAACGTCGAGCTTTGTCGAAGCTGACGAGCGGTCTTGGGTCGGGAGCAGATTTCTACCACTACCGACGACGCGTCAACTACCTAATGAAGACCAAAGAAGCCAGAGACTTTCGCCAGGTTACTGCTGGGA gcgaggagaaggcccGTTGCATCAGGAACTCGTTCTGGCCGGATACTAGCGTCGGCCCAGCCGCACCTGCTCTTCCACTGCCTCGTCTCGATCCCGAGCGCGAACAGCTCTACTCTCCCGATCGCTTGGAGGTGGGTGAGATTTTATCCCTCTTGGATGATATGCCCACTGGCAGGTCGCCCGGCCCGGATGGTGTTGCGGCAGAAGCCCTCAAGATGTTGCACCGAGTCAAAGCAGCTGATGGAACAGAACTGGCACCGAGCATCATCGCCCCATATCTTGAGCGTGGCATCAATGCTGCATTTAGACTGTCTCATCATCCGTCGATATTCAAACAGGCCAAGACTGTCGTCCTGCGCAAATCTGAGAAGGAGGCGTATAATGTCGCCAAAAGCTACCGGCCGGTTGCGCTCTTGTCTTTTATTGGGAAGCTAATCGAGAAGGCGATTGCGAACCGCTTAAAGTTTCTTGCCATGGCTCATCAGCTCATTCCAGGCGCACAGTTTGCACTCCCTAGCAAGTCGACAACCCACGCCCTGGAGTCTCTCATCAACCACGTGTACCAGGCATGGTGCGTCAAAGCTCCCGCTGATATCAAGGCGACCCTGATGACCATTGATCAGACTGGTGCTTTCGACCGCGTCGGGCGTCAGGATCTTCTCCGGATTCTCATCCAACTGGGCATCCCAACCTGGCTTGTTCTGTACGTCTGTTCGTTTCTTTCGGATCGAAGCACCTTTCTTGTGTTACCGGGTCACACATCAGAGAGGTTTTGGGTCAACATTGGGATTCCTCAAGGTAGCCCCTTGTCGCCTATTCTTTATCTTTACTTCTCCCGCCAGATTCTTGAGCGTCTCAAGGTCTCCTGCCCTTGGGCAGATGCGGTACTGGCAACTTCCTATATGGATGACACCTGCATTCTGGTCACGTCTGCGTCCTACAAGCTGAACTGCGTCGCTTTGAAGTTCTTGTTTGACTTTTTGGTTGCCTGGGCGTCGCCGAATGGCATCTACTTTGGCGCTGGAAAGACCAAGATAATGCACTTTCACCGACCCTGGAGCCGATGCCCTGAGTCCACGGAGATGCCTCAAATCGAAGGTCTTCCTGATCCCGAGGATTGTATGCAGACTAAGCTTCGACTGCTTGGAGTCATCCTGGACCACAGACTTAGCTGGGTTGCTCATGTGGATTTC ATCATTgccaaggtccagagaaAGATGATGCATCTCCGTCGCATCTCTGGGTCCACGTGGGGCCCGTCTCTCCTCGAAATGAGACAGCTCTACATAACCTGTATCCGCCCGGTTTTCGCATATGCCTGCGCAGTCTGGTTCGTATCTGCCGATGATCGGACCTTCTCGTGGCGCTTGCGCGACGACCTTGTACGCCGGCtcaacaaccagcagtcTGCTTGTCTCAGACAGATCGCAGGCGCATTCAAGACCACCTCGTCAGATATCCTCCACAAAGAGCTACACATCGACaagctctctctctacctccAGCGGACGGCAATGGCACATCGAGTTCAGAACCTCGATTCAGAAGACGCCAAAAATCTCGAAACTACCTGGAACACTCTATTCCGCGATGAGGACGCGATCATCCGACTCGATCACCATCCGTACAGGTTTCTTTACCTCGATGCCTGTCGTGCCTGTCATGAGCCACGACGACAACTCGAGAAAAAGATCTTGGCTAGGCATCCTAGGTCATCTCACGACAAGTGGCGCCCGAGTGCTGACGACTATTGGGCGGAGCCTGTGATAAGGAAAAAGATAATGCGTGATGCACTAAGGCGCTATACCGAACGCGAGAGTGCCCTGCAGTGGGAGACCTATCGGACACTCTATCCTAGCCGACGTTCGTCTGCCATCCGCATTCCCCCCCCTGCCCTTCAAGAAGGATGGGGACGCCAAAGTCTTGAATATTACAAGGGACTCCCAAGAGCTCAGAGCACCATGCTTCTACACTGCCGCACTGGTGTCATTGGTCTGAAGTCTTATCTGTATTCATTGAACACTGCGAAGACGAAGGTATgttctccctccctccataTCGACACTCGTCCACCAAACTGCCCAACTACCACTTTGCCTCCGTGCAAGACTATGAGATGTTTGGGGTTCTATTGA
- a CDS encoding C6 transcription factor: protein MLSFFKFPRELRDAIYRQYVTFEGGYVLNPETNRMRGAVNDLPVDLALMYTCKRVAEEMKGLPLKANTLTFSTFYPPEHRVHAGYFHLAMRELHGNLDAFVCLLPRRFLHEDIQAEITDCYPKYEPVIEMMRTKRDAHREVIPSGPFGETPSTHRSFIRFVLQTLSFYRFRFNDEFGRLCDNAGQSPMDIARLIDYSPAPWAIPTQQEVEEMLWLLYGTHTFEEDASYGLWDNDSNPGLSKFRYSAVAVAIRFLESVTPAHRAQIRHIKLMEDRESVSNPECHALGLIPFCRENPLLRVERHISLWRNVFLHHTAYKTFFDRLRFEASLEANEISGAVALWIMEALALGPAGMPSGSFTLVLDGDGDTRCSEIFQTVVLRDAAWQEAMDECYSRGILPPQPWAKRRQNPRSRGDGPGGVAYEKAANHSYLYEGFPQAIRDIVNGTSVVRCNFDPGEYEDVEQLIETRKTWTLAEWKGKWYERVTKSFEPSPPLPSWKDILREFLLE, encoded by the coding sequence ATGTTGTCGTTTTTCAAGTTCCCCCGCGAATTACGGGACGCGATCTACAGACAGTATGTCACCTTCGAGGGAGGCTACGTCCTGAACCCCGAAACCAACAGAATGAGAGGTGCTGTCAATGACCTGCCGGTTGACCTCGCCCTCATGTATACGTGCAAACGCGTCGCAGAAGAAATGAAGGGGTTGCCCTTAAAGGCAAACACGCTTACCTTCTCGACTTTCTACCCTCCAGAGCATCGCGTGCACGCTGGGTATTTCCACCTGGCAATGCGGGAACTGCACGGCAATCTCGATGCTTTTGTTTGTCTTCTGCCACGTCGCTTCCTCCACGAGGACATACAAGCCGAAATTACCGACTGTTATCCCAAATACGAACCAGTCATTGAAATGATGAGAACTAAAAGGGACGCCCACAGGGAGGTTATACCATCGGGACCATTCGGCGAAACCCCATCTACTCATCGTAGTTTCATTCGCTTCGTATTGCAAACGTTGTCCTTTTACAGGTTTCGTTTCAATGACGAGTTCGGCAGGTTATGTGATAATGCTGGACAGTCTCCCATGGACATCGCACGCCTCATAGATTACAGCCCTGCGCCATGGGCTATTCCTACCCAacaggaggtcgaggagatgcTGTGGCTTCTCTATGGGACACACACCTTCGAGGAGGACGCTAGCTACGGGCTTTGGGATAACGACAGCAACCCCGGACTTTCTAAATTTCGCtactcggccgtcgccgtagCCATTCGGTTCTTGGAATCAGTCACACCAGCGCATCGTGCGCAAATCAGGCATATCAAGCTCATGGAAGACCGTGAGTCCGTGTCGAATCCCGAGTGTCACGCATTGGGTTTGATTCCCTTCTGCCGAGAAAATCCACTCCTACGGGTCGAGAGACACATAAGCCTGTGGAGGAATGTTTTTCTACACCATACTGCGTACAAGACGTTCTTCGATCGGCTACGGTTCGAGGCAAGTCTGGAAGCAAACGAAATATCGGGAGCAGTCGCCCTGTGGATCATGGAAGCCTTGGCTCTCGGCCCCGCTGGCATGCCCTCCGGATCTTTCACGTTAGTTCtggatggggatggggataCTCGATGCTCGGAGATCTTCCAGACGGTCGTTCTACGGGATGCAGCGTGGCAAGAGGCGATGGACGAGTGTTACTCGCGCGGTATCCTTCCGCCTCAGCCATGGGCAAAGAGGAGACAGAACCCGCGAAGTCGCGGGGACGGACCCGGCGGCGTGGCCTACGAAAAGGCTGCCAACCACAGTTACTTGTATGAGGGGTTCCCACAAGCGATACGAGACATCGTCAACGGGACATCCGTTGTCCGCTGTAACTTTGATCCTGGCGAGTACGAGGATGTGGAGCAGCTCAtcgagacgaggaagacATGGACTTTGGCGGAGTGGAAAGGGAAATGGTACGAGCGCGTCACAAAGAGCTTCGAGCCTAGCCCGCCGCTACCATCGTGGAAAGATATCTTGCGAGAATTTCTCTTAGAGTGA